One part of the Vicia villosa cultivar HV-30 ecotype Madison, WI linkage group LG6, Vvil1.0, whole genome shotgun sequence genome encodes these proteins:
- the LOC131609832 gene encoding disease resistance protein RPV1-like isoform X1, producing MGGIGKTTIAKVLFAKLFAQYDHVCFAKGKESSPSKLLSELLKEEISPSNIVGSTFHMRRLRSRKVFIVLDNVDNLDQFEYLCRGYNDLSNDSRLIITTRDRQLLSERVDWIYKVKQWEDPESLKLFCLEAFQQNLPPRNYEDLSQSAVTYAGGIPLALKLLALHLRSRDIEFWESTFRKLDKHPKEDIHKVLKLSYDGLDALEKKIFLDIAFFFKGENKDRVARILDACGFEASSGIVVLKDKALISISNNLTIQMHDLLQKMGSDIVCNDSGINPAIHTRTRLSGAEARAVIEENKGNSSIEGITLDLSQINDMLLSADTFTKMKALRILKFYAPSNQRCTNTYLNLPTFLEPFSNQLRYFEWNGYPFESLPQPFCAKFLVEIHMPHSNLKQLWQGTEELGMLEGIDLSECKHFERLPDLSKASSLKWVNLSGCESLVDLHPSVLCAESLVTLILDGCTKVRSVRGEKHFIFLEKISVDGCTSLEEFAVSSDLIENLDLSSTGIQTLDLSIGRLQKLKRLNLQSLRLKHLPKELSSVRSIKELKISGSRLMVEKQQLHELFDGLQSIKILHMKDFRNLSELPNNLSVLSKLKELNLDGSNVKRLPESINQLQELETLSLVNCRKLRCLPKLPPLIKQLYAVNCTSLVSVSNLKTLASKMMGNAKHISFKNSLSLDGHSLELITESLNLTMMSAVFQNVSVRRHENVHSYNYTSVDACLRGTSIPKQFKCRTATDSSITIQQLPDRSILLGFIYSVILSPVGGNRMNKDGARIQCQCNLGQTGIKTTWLNTDVTDLKSDHIYVWYDPFHCDSILKFYEPKICYEFCVTNDTGEVDGSIGIIIKECGVRLVSVEELESVLPELDLDLDKKMELKRGVKKEIEASDYKTDQIPNQQLYTSQKSSSDGKHVVKLDLVEEDSESENHIFNGEKSMESTSEETKSMIICNGAPLILVPKLFPQLKSRGNEASAGLHVQLVESVAGENNFEETKQKGQVIVPENESDEDPFNELLNILMGSPNSSPKETCSTSDTAVSTALNNLEWLLKNSLKSILYDAELQQQLHVSLECIKHASREKVSPNVVKLVQKMIPSIKNLFKDFVMIEKVVEDHINALQQKENKTRQVIDGMKQKKSKEKEKIQFEDEVKRLEEDGRRVDEKIQILVEQKKSIELEKTKLKERMKRCEGEKKELDDEAKNMITEAKELMSRIKNSEPLYAAALSQQQKLNDNWEGFRTDFADNYGSSREE from the exons ATGGGGGGAATAGGAAAGACAACAATTGCTAAAGTCTTGTTTGCCAAACTATTTGCCCAATATGACCATGTCTGCTTTGCTAAAGGAAAAGAATCTTCACCTAGTAAGCTTCTCTCTGAGCTCCTGAAGGAAGAAATCTCCCCATCTAACATTGTAGGTTCCACATTTCATATGAGGAGGCTCAGAAGTAGAAAGGTTTTCATTGTTCTTGACAATGTTGACAACTTAGATCAGTTTGAATATTTATGTAGGGGTTACAATGACCTGAGTAACGATAGCAGACTTATCATAACAACAAGAGACAGACAGTTGCTGAGTGAAAGAGTTGATTGGATATATAAGGTCAAGCAATGGGAAGATCCGGAATCGCTAAAGCTTTTTTGCCTAGAAGCCTTCCAGCAAAACCTTCCGCCAAGAAACTACGAGGATCTCTCACAAAGCGCGGTCACTTATGCAGGGGGGATTCCACTGGCACTGAAGCTTTTGGCTTTGCATCTTCGTTCAAGAGATATTGAGTTTTGGGAAAGTACTTTCAGGAAGCTCGATAAGCATCCTAAAGAGGATATTCACAAAGTTTTAAAGTTGAGCTATGATGGATTAGATGCACTGGAGAAGAAGATATTTCTAgacattgcattctttttcaaaggAGAAAACAAAGATCGTGTCGCCAGGATACTAGATGCTTGTGGTTTCGAAGCAAGTAGTGGAATTGTAGTCCTCAAAGACAAGGCCTTGATTAGCATCTCAAATAACCTTACAATACAAATGCATGACTTGCTACAAAAAATGGGTTCGGACATAGTATGTAATGACTCTGGCATAAACCCTGCAATACATACTCGAACTCGACTCAGTGGAGCAGAAGCTCGTGCAGTAATTGAAGAAAACAAG GGGAATAGCTCAATTGAAGGCATAACATTGGATTTGTCTCAAATTAATGATATGCTTTTAAGTGCGGACACATTCACCAAGATGAAAGCCTTAAGAATTCTCAAATTCTATGCACCCTCTAACCAGAGATGTACCAATACATATCTCAACCTTCCCACATTCCTTGAGCCGTTTTCAAATCAACTGAGGTATTTTGAGTGGAATGGATACCCTTTTGAGTCTCTTCCACAACCTTTTTGCGCTAAGTTTCTTGTTGAGATCCACATGCCGCACAGCAATCTAAAACAACTGTGGCAGGGAACGGAG GAACTTGGTATGTTAGAAGGAATTGACCTGAGTGAATGCAAGCATTTTGAACGGCTTCCGGATTTGTCTAAGGCCTCGAGTCTTAAATGGGTAAATCTCTCTGGTTGTGAGAGTCTGGTTGATCTTCATCCATCTGTTTTATGCGCAGAATCGCTTGTTACCTTGATACTGGATGGGTGCACAAAGGTTAGAAGCGTTAGAGGTGaaaaacattttattttcttGGAGAAGATCAGTGTGGATGGGTGCACAAGTCTGGAAGAATTTGCAGTGTCCTCGGATTTAATTGAAAATTTGGATTTAAGCAGTACAGGGATCCAAACACTGGACCTATCAATCGGGCGTCTTCAAAAACTGAAACGACTTAATCTCCAGAGTTTAAGACTCAAGCATCTTCCAAAAGAGTTATCTAGTGTGAGATCTATTAAGGAGTTGAAGATTTCTGGCAGCAGACTAATGGTTGAGAAACAACAGCTACATGAACTGTTTGATGGCTTACAATCcataaaaatattacatatgaAGGATTTTAGAAACCTGTCTGAACTCCCGAACAACCTCAGCGTCTTGTCAAAATTAAAGGAATTAAACCTTGATGGAAGCAACGTGAAGAGGTTACCTGAAAGCATAAATCAGCTTCAAGAGCTGGAAACTCTGTCTTTGGTGAATTGTAGGAAGCTTCGGTGCCTACCAAAGCTTCCGCCTCTCATCAAACAGTTATATGCTGTTAACTGCACGTCACTGGTTTCGGTGTCAAACCTCAAAACATTAGCATCAAAGATGATGGGAAATGCCAAACACATTTCATTCAAAAACAGCTTGAGTTTGGATGGACATTCACTTGAACTTATAACGGAAAGTCTCAACTTAACAATGATGAGTGCTGTGTTTCAAAATGTGTCCGTAAGAAGACATGAGAACGTCCACAGCTACAACTATACCAGTGTTGATGCTTGTCTACGTGGAACAAGTATCCCGAAGCAGTTCAAATGTCGAACAGCTACTGACTCCTCCATTACAATTCAACAACTTCCTGATCGATCCATATTGCTGGGATTCATTTACTCGGTGATTCTTTCTCCAGTAGGTGGGAACAGAATGAACAAGGATGGAGCTAGAATACAATGCCAATGCAACTTGGGACAAACCGGTATAAAGACTACATGGCTAAATACGGATGTCACGGACCTGAAATCGGATCACATTTATGTGTGGTATGATCCATTCCATTGTGACAGCATTCTCAAATTTTATGAACCAAAGATTTGTTATGAGTTCTGCGTTACAAACGACACAGGGGAAGTTGATGGTTCAATTGGCATTATTATCAAAGAGTGCGGGGTACGACTAGTGAGTGTTGAAGAATTGGAGAGTGTTTTGCCGGAATTGGACTTGGATTTGGATAAGAAAATGGAATTGAAGAGGGGAgtaaagaaggaaattgaagcCTCTGACTATAAGACGGATCAGATACCTAATCAGCAACTATACACAAGTCAAAAGAGTTCCAGCGATGGCAAACACG TAGTTAAACTAGATTTAGTTGAAGAAGACAGTGAGAGTGAAAACCACATTTTTAACGGGGAAAAGAGCATGGAGTCTACTAGTGAGGAAACCAAGAGCATGATCATCTGCAACGGAGCTCCCCTCATTTTGGTGCCTAAGTTGTTTCCGCAG CTAAAAAGTAGAGGAAATGAAGCAAGTGCTGGATTGCATGTACAACTTGTAGAGTCAGTTGCCGGAGAAAACAATTTTGAAGAGACCAAGCAAAAAGGACAAGTTATTGTTCCTGAAAATGAATCAGATGAGGACCCTTTTAATGAACTTTTGAACATTTTAATGGGAAGTCCAAACTCCTCACCGAAAGAAACTTGTTCTACAAGCGACACTGCTGTAAGTACTGCCTTGAATAACCTcgagtggctgttgaaaaattcaCTCAAGTCCATTCTCTACGACGCAGAGCTACAACAACAATTACACGTCTCTTTGGAATGCATCAAACATGCATCCCGTGAAAAAGTTTCTCCTAATGTTGTGAAGCTTGTCCAGAAAATGATACCCTCTATTAAGAACCTTTTCAAAGACTTTGTCATGATTGAAAAAGTGGTTGAGGATCACATTAATGCTTTGCAACAAAAAGAAAACAAGACGCGGCAAGTGATAGATGGTATGAAACagaagaaatcaaaggagaaagaAAAGATTCAGTTCGAGGATGAAGTCAAGCGTCTTGAAGAAGATGGCAGACGGGTTGATGAAAAAATTCAGATTCTTGTTGAGCAAAAGAAAAGTATTGAGCTGGAAAAAACCAAGTTGAAGGAGAGAATGAAAAGATGTGAAGGCGAAAAGAAGGAATTGGATGATGAGGCTAAGAATATGATAACTGAGGCCAAAGAGCTGATGTCGAGGATAAAGAATTCTGAACCTTTGTATGCTGCTGCCCTGTCACAGCAGCAGAAGTTGAATGACAATTGGGAAGGTTTTAGAACAGATTTTGCAGACAACTATGGAAGTAGCCGAGAAGAGTAG